One genomic region from Nymphaea colorata isolate Beijing-Zhang1983 chromosome 12, ASM883128v2, whole genome shotgun sequence encodes:
- the LOC116265913 gene encoding protein DETOXIFICATION 35 isoform X1, with the protein MEEASPLLLNGASREVSGDNPEVENASMAWRLFLKESGRLWSIGIPIVFQLLCIYGINASTQILVGQVGELQLAAISIGLSVIGNFAFGFLVIYILSGGGGGGWGSNMHGLCLQTTSCQIQLGMGSALETLCGQAYGAGQVHMLGVYMQRSWIILLVCCLIMSPIYVFAGPILKLIGQEEDIAQLAGSFTILIIPQLFSYAINFPVQKFLQAQSKVMVLAWIGLVALVLQVFLVWLFIWVFGWDLAGAAVALDISAWFIVVAQLVYVFGWCKDGWTGFSLMALNDIWAFVRLSLASAVMLCLEVWYMMILVLLTGYLNDAAIAVDALSICMNINGWEFIIFIGVNAAISVRISNELGSGHPRTAKFAVVTSIISSLLIGFFFMAVILIARDYFAVLFTSSKEVQRVVTKLAYILAVTMVLNSVQPVISGIAIGGGWQALVAYINLGCYYVFGLPLGIILGYKLDLGVQGIWSGLLAGTILQTLILIVILWRTDWKKEAAVSSKRVKTWGGQIEDELQVDT; encoded by the exons ATGGAAGAAGCATCTCCCCTGCTGCTCAACGGTGCCAGTCGGGAAGTCTCCGGCGACAATCCGGAGGTGGAGAACGCAAGCATGGCTTGGCGCCTATTCCTCAAGGAATCGGGACGCCTCTGGTCAATCGGCATCCCCATCGTCTTCCAACTGCTCTGCATCTATGGCATCAACGCCTCAACCCAGATCTTAGTCGGCCAGGTCGGCGAACTGCAGCTCGCTGCCATCTCGATCGGCCTCTCTGTGATCGGCAACTTCGCCTTCGGTTTCCTG gtaatatatattttaagtggaggaggaggaggaggctgGGGCTCTAATATGCATGGCCTTTGCTTGCAAACGACAAGCTGCCAGATCCAA CTTGGGATGGGGAGTGCTCTTGAAACGCTATGTGGTCAGGCATATGGGGCTGGGCAGGTGCACATGCTGGGCGTCTACATGCAACGTTCGTGGATCATTCTGCTCGTTTGCTGTCTAATCATGAGCCCCATCTATGTGTTTGCTGGACCCATTTTGAAGCTCATTGGCCAAGAGGAAGATATAGCTCAACTTGCTGGCAGCTTCACCATTTTGATTATACCACAGCTCTTCTCCTATGCCATCAACTTTCCGGTCCAAAAGTTCCTCCAGGCTCAGTCTAAG GTTATGGTTCTGGCATGGATTGGACTTGTAGCGCTGGTCCTTCAAGTGTTTCTCGTTTGGCTGTTCATATGGGTCTTTGGCTGGGACTTGGCTGGAGCAGCCGTAGCACTGGACATTAGCGCCTGGTTCATTGTGGTCGCACAGCTGGTATATGTCTTTGGCTGGTGCAAAGATGGATGGACTGGATTTAGCTTGATGGCCTTGAATGACATTTGGGCGTTTGTCCGGCTCTCCCTAGCCTCGGCTGTCATGTTGTGCCTAGAAGTTTGGTACATGATGATACTTGTTCTTCTCACAGGATATTTGAACGATGCTGCCATCGCCGTGGATGCTTTAAGCATATG CATGAATATAAATGGATGGGAGTTCATAATTTTTATTGGAGTCAATGCAGCGATCAG TGTTCGTATATCAAATGAGCTTGGATCCGGCCATCCTAGGACTGCAAAGTTTGCAGTGGTCACTTCTATCATCTCGTCACTGCTGATTGGGTTTTTCTTCATGGCTGTGATTTTGATAGCTAGAGACTATTTTGCTGTGCTCTTCACCAGTAGTAAGGAAGTGCAAAGGGTAGTTACTAAACTTGCATATATTCTCGCAGTAACCATGGTGCTCAATAGCGTCCAACCTGTTATATCAG GAATTGCTATTGGAGGAGGCTGGCAAGCATTAGTGGCTTATATAAATCTTGGGTGCTACTATGTATTTGGCCTTCCTCTTGGCATCATTTTAGGTTACAAATTGGACTTGGGAGTTCAG GGAATTTGGTCTGGCTTGCTTGCCGGAACTATATTGCAAACTCTCATCCTCATAGTAATCCTATGGAGAACAGATTGGAAGAAAGAG GCTGCTGTCTCATCTAAGAGAGTAAAGACTTGGGGTGGTCAAATAGAAGACGAGTTGCAGGTAGATACTTGA
- the LOC116265913 gene encoding protein DETOXIFICATION 35 isoform X2 codes for MEEASPLLLNGASREVSGDNPEVENASMAWRLFLKESGRLWSIGIPIVFQLLCIYGINASTQILVGQVGELQLAAISIGLSVIGNFAFGFLLGMGSALETLCGQAYGAGQVHMLGVYMQRSWIILLVCCLIMSPIYVFAGPILKLIGQEEDIAQLAGSFTILIIPQLFSYAINFPVQKFLQAQSKVMVLAWIGLVALVLQVFLVWLFIWVFGWDLAGAAVALDISAWFIVVAQLVYVFGWCKDGWTGFSLMALNDIWAFVRLSLASAVMLCLEVWYMMILVLLTGYLNDAAIAVDALSICMNINGWEFIIFIGVNAAISVRISNELGSGHPRTAKFAVVTSIISSLLIGFFFMAVILIARDYFAVLFTSSKEVQRVVTKLAYILAVTMVLNSVQPVISGIAIGGGWQALVAYINLGCYYVFGLPLGIILGYKLDLGVQGIWSGLLAGTILQTLILIVILWRTDWKKEAAVSSKRVKTWGGQIEDELQVDT; via the exons ATGGAAGAAGCATCTCCCCTGCTGCTCAACGGTGCCAGTCGGGAAGTCTCCGGCGACAATCCGGAGGTGGAGAACGCAAGCATGGCTTGGCGCCTATTCCTCAAGGAATCGGGACGCCTCTGGTCAATCGGCATCCCCATCGTCTTCCAACTGCTCTGCATCTATGGCATCAACGCCTCAACCCAGATCTTAGTCGGCCAGGTCGGCGAACTGCAGCTCGCTGCCATCTCGATCGGCCTCTCTGTGATCGGCAACTTCGCCTTCGGTTTCCTG CTTGGGATGGGGAGTGCTCTTGAAACGCTATGTGGTCAGGCATATGGGGCTGGGCAGGTGCACATGCTGGGCGTCTACATGCAACGTTCGTGGATCATTCTGCTCGTTTGCTGTCTAATCATGAGCCCCATCTATGTGTTTGCTGGACCCATTTTGAAGCTCATTGGCCAAGAGGAAGATATAGCTCAACTTGCTGGCAGCTTCACCATTTTGATTATACCACAGCTCTTCTCCTATGCCATCAACTTTCCGGTCCAAAAGTTCCTCCAGGCTCAGTCTAAG GTTATGGTTCTGGCATGGATTGGACTTGTAGCGCTGGTCCTTCAAGTGTTTCTCGTTTGGCTGTTCATATGGGTCTTTGGCTGGGACTTGGCTGGAGCAGCCGTAGCACTGGACATTAGCGCCTGGTTCATTGTGGTCGCACAGCTGGTATATGTCTTTGGCTGGTGCAAAGATGGATGGACTGGATTTAGCTTGATGGCCTTGAATGACATTTGGGCGTTTGTCCGGCTCTCCCTAGCCTCGGCTGTCATGTTGTGCCTAGAAGTTTGGTACATGATGATACTTGTTCTTCTCACAGGATATTTGAACGATGCTGCCATCGCCGTGGATGCTTTAAGCATATG CATGAATATAAATGGATGGGAGTTCATAATTTTTATTGGAGTCAATGCAGCGATCAG TGTTCGTATATCAAATGAGCTTGGATCCGGCCATCCTAGGACTGCAAAGTTTGCAGTGGTCACTTCTATCATCTCGTCACTGCTGATTGGGTTTTTCTTCATGGCTGTGATTTTGATAGCTAGAGACTATTTTGCTGTGCTCTTCACCAGTAGTAAGGAAGTGCAAAGGGTAGTTACTAAACTTGCATATATTCTCGCAGTAACCATGGTGCTCAATAGCGTCCAACCTGTTATATCAG GAATTGCTATTGGAGGAGGCTGGCAAGCATTAGTGGCTTATATAAATCTTGGGTGCTACTATGTATTTGGCCTTCCTCTTGGCATCATTTTAGGTTACAAATTGGACTTGGGAGTTCAG GGAATTTGGTCTGGCTTGCTTGCCGGAACTATATTGCAAACTCTCATCCTCATAGTAATCCTATGGAGAACAGATTGGAAGAAAGAG GCTGCTGTCTCATCTAAGAGAGTAAAGACTTGGGGTGGTCAAATAGAAGACGAGTTGCAGGTAGATACTTGA
- the LOC116265913 gene encoding protein DETOXIFICATION 35 isoform X3, which yields MLHLAILDHEFKLGMGSALETLCGQAYGAGQVHMLGVYMQRSWIILLVCCLIMSPIYVFAGPILKLIGQEEDIAQLAGSFTILIIPQLFSYAINFPVQKFLQAQSKVMVLAWIGLVALVLQVFLVWLFIWVFGWDLAGAAVALDISAWFIVVAQLVYVFGWCKDGWTGFSLMALNDIWAFVRLSLASAVMLCLEVWYMMILVLLTGYLNDAAIAVDALSICMNINGWEFIIFIGVNAAISVRISNELGSGHPRTAKFAVVTSIISSLLIGFFFMAVILIARDYFAVLFTSSKEVQRVVTKLAYILAVTMVLNSVQPVISGIAIGGGWQALVAYINLGCYYVFGLPLGIILGYKLDLGVQGIWSGLLAGTILQTLILIVILWRTDWKKEAAVSSKRVKTWGGQIEDELQVDT from the exons ATGCTGCACCTTGCCATATTAgatcatgaatttaag CTTGGGATGGGGAGTGCTCTTGAAACGCTATGTGGTCAGGCATATGGGGCTGGGCAGGTGCACATGCTGGGCGTCTACATGCAACGTTCGTGGATCATTCTGCTCGTTTGCTGTCTAATCATGAGCCCCATCTATGTGTTTGCTGGACCCATTTTGAAGCTCATTGGCCAAGAGGAAGATATAGCTCAACTTGCTGGCAGCTTCACCATTTTGATTATACCACAGCTCTTCTCCTATGCCATCAACTTTCCGGTCCAAAAGTTCCTCCAGGCTCAGTCTAAG GTTATGGTTCTGGCATGGATTGGACTTGTAGCGCTGGTCCTTCAAGTGTTTCTCGTTTGGCTGTTCATATGGGTCTTTGGCTGGGACTTGGCTGGAGCAGCCGTAGCACTGGACATTAGCGCCTGGTTCATTGTGGTCGCACAGCTGGTATATGTCTTTGGCTGGTGCAAAGATGGATGGACTGGATTTAGCTTGATGGCCTTGAATGACATTTGGGCGTTTGTCCGGCTCTCCCTAGCCTCGGCTGTCATGTTGTGCCTAGAAGTTTGGTACATGATGATACTTGTTCTTCTCACAGGATATTTGAACGATGCTGCCATCGCCGTGGATGCTTTAAGCATATG CATGAATATAAATGGATGGGAGTTCATAATTTTTATTGGAGTCAATGCAGCGATCAG TGTTCGTATATCAAATGAGCTTGGATCCGGCCATCCTAGGACTGCAAAGTTTGCAGTGGTCACTTCTATCATCTCGTCACTGCTGATTGGGTTTTTCTTCATGGCTGTGATTTTGATAGCTAGAGACTATTTTGCTGTGCTCTTCACCAGTAGTAAGGAAGTGCAAAGGGTAGTTACTAAACTTGCATATATTCTCGCAGTAACCATGGTGCTCAATAGCGTCCAACCTGTTATATCAG GAATTGCTATTGGAGGAGGCTGGCAAGCATTAGTGGCTTATATAAATCTTGGGTGCTACTATGTATTTGGCCTTCCTCTTGGCATCATTTTAGGTTACAAATTGGACTTGGGAGTTCAG GGAATTTGGTCTGGCTTGCTTGCCGGAACTATATTGCAAACTCTCATCCTCATAGTAATCCTATGGAGAACAGATTGGAAGAAAGAG GCTGCTGTCTCATCTAAGAGAGTAAAGACTTGGGGTGGTCAAATAGAAGACGAGTTGCAGGTAGATACTTGA